A window of Chlorobium phaeobacteroides DSM 266 genomic DNA:
CGCCCGGACACAACTGAAAAAATTCTTCTTTGAAAACTAAGCATTAGCTTTTTTGGTGGCCTTTGCCCTCAGGTTAGCATCGAGAATCTTTTTTCTCAACCTGATGCTTTGCGGAGTCACTTCGAGCAACTCATCATCATTGATAAATTCAAGAGCCTGTTCCAGCGACAATATTTTCGGTGGTGTCAGACGAAGCGAATCATCCGTGCCGGAAGAGCGCATGTTGCTGAGTTTTTTCGTCTTGCAGACATTCAGGGTAATATCAAGACCTCTTGTCGATTCGCCGACAATCATACCCTCATAGACCCTGGTATTGGGCGAAACAAAAAAGGTACCGCGATCTTCAAGACTGCTGAGTGCGTAGGCAACGCATATTCCGGCTTCAGAGACGACAAGCGCACCGCTTTCACGCGAAGGCAACTTGCCCTTGAATGGCTGGTAGTTATAAAAAACATGTGAGAGTATCCCCTCGCCCTTGGTATCTGTGGTAAACTCAAGATTATAACCGATCAGGCCTCTTGTCGGAATTTCAAATTCCAGTCTGACCATACCGCCTCGAAGAGTGCCCATATGCGTCATCTCAGCCTTTCTGCGACCCATTTTCTCAATGATCACGCCGGTATATTCGTCCGGAATATCAATCGTAACATGTTCAATCGGCTCAAGCAGCGTTCCGCTCTCATCATTGTGCATGATCACCTCCGGTCTTGCAATGGCAAGCTCATACCCTTCGCGCCTCATGGTTTCAATCAGCACTGAAAGATGAAGCTCTCCCCTTCCTGATACGCGGAAGGTATCGGCGCTATCGGTCTCTTCAACGTTAAGGGCGACATTGGTCATCACCTCTTTCATCAACCGTTCGCGAATCTTGCGGCTTGTAACCTCTTTTCCCTCAAGCCCTGCGAAGGGAGAGTCGTTCACGGAAAAAAGCATGGAAAGAGTCGGCTTGCTGATCTCAAACGACTCAAGCAGTTCGGGAGTATCAAGAGCTGCGAGAGTCATACCGACTGTAGCATCGGCTATACCCGCAATCGCAATAATATCTCCTGATGAGGCCTCTTTTGCCTCGACTTTCTGAAGTTTGTCAAACTGGAAAACTTTGGTAACGGTTCCTTTTCCCACCACCCCGTCAGGACCGACAACGGCAACCTGATTTCCCGGGCTTATCGTGCCCCGGTGAATACGACCGATCGCTATCTTGCCGATATACTCGCTGTAGTCAAGGCTGGTGATCAGCATCTGAAATCCTGCATCATCATTGCCTATGGGAGCGGGAATCTCTTTGATGATCATATCGAGCAAAAGACTCATGTCATGATCCTCATCATCCATACTGTATTTTGCAATACCAAGTTTTGCGGAGGTAAAGAGATAGGCAAAGTCAAGCTGATCCTCTTCCGCGCCAAGAGCAATAAAGAGATCAAGCACCTGATCATGAACCTTCACCGGGTCTGACTGCGGTCGGTCGATCTTGTTGATGACAACAATGGGCTTCAAATGAAGTTCAAGCGCCTTGCGAAGCACAAACTTCGTCTGAGGCATTGGCCCTTCAAACGCATCGACAAGCAGAAGAACCCCGTCAACCATTTTCAGGATGCGCTCAACTTCACCGCCAAAATCAGCATGACCTGGAGTATCGACAATATTAATTTTGTGATCTTTATAACGTGCTGCCGCATTCTTTGAAAAAATGGTAATGCCGCGCTCCCGCTCCTGCGGGTTGGAGTCAAGCACACGAACATTTACCTGCTGGTTATCACGAAAAGCTCCGGTATTCTGAAAAATAGCATCAACAAGCGTTGTTTTTCCATGATCAACATGTGCAATAATGGCTATATTCCTGATATCTTTTTTCCTGCTCATCTTTTTTCCTTGTAGTAATAAGTATATTTTAAAGTGTAGCGCCCGAATATAGCATTTTTTCCTTGCAATTGCGGCTATAAACTTTGTCCGTACCCTTGCTGTCAGCACCCGGAGTACCTGTAATACCGGTAAGCGGTTATGACAGATTAACTAATCCCGATCTTTTTTTCATCTTATAGTGATCATGAATAATATCCTTTATAACAACTTGCCCCTTCTCATCCTTATACAGGTTGTTTCAATGCTTTATGTCGTAACGACGTTCCTCTATGGCGCTCATTTTTTCAAAGACAGGGAGGGTGCAAAAAATTATAAACAGCCACTCCTTGCCCTCACCGTTCTGACCCATGTCGTTTATCTCGGTCTTTTGACCTCGCTTGAAGGATACATGCTCAGCTATTCGACGGTCAATCTCATGAGCATGGTAGCCCTGACACTTGCCATAACCTATATTTTTATTGAATTCACCACAAAAAGCGACAAAACCGGTTTTTTTGTCCTTGCTTTTGCTGCGGGCGCTCAACTGCTCTCATCGGTTCTGACTGCCCAGACGCCAGGCTCAGGCCCCACATTCAGCGGCCTGAGCATTGGAGTACATCTCATAGCCTCCATTTTCGGCTTCAGCGCCATAGCCATTGCCGGGCTCTACAGTTTTCTCTATCTTTTACTCTTTCGTCAGATCCAGCGCAACAAGTTCGAGCTTCTTTTTCAGCGTCTTCCGAATCTTGAGGTACTCGAAAAACTGACCATGCACGCAGTGGCTTTTGGATTCATTTTCCTCTCCATCACCCTTTTTGCCGGAATGATCGAACAGAAAGCCTCATCAGGCACCGTAACCCTGTTTGAACCGAAACTCATCACGCTCGTTGTCATCTGGCTGCTCTACGGTGCGAGTATTTTTGTCAAACCGCTGATCGGATGGGATCTGAAGCACATGGCCTATCTGTTCATCTTTCTTTTTGTTTTTGTTACCATGCTCATCATGTTGATGGCGCTTTTCTCACCGACATTCCATCGTCTATCGCTATAAAACGCGCTATCATTTGAATTTTCACCGCTTTTAGGATATATTATGCATTCAATGATTGTTGTTCTGCATATCCAGGTCATACTTGCATATCCGGTAATCGGCTCACTTTAAACAACCCTGCTATGAACATCATTTCAGTTGGTGTTAACCACAAAACTGCACCTATTGAAATCCGTGAAAGAATCTCGCTTTCAGAAGTTCAAAACAAGGAATTCATTACGGACCTCATTTCAAGCGGACTGGCCCATGAAGCCATGGTCATTTCTACATGCAACCGTACCGAGCTGTATGTAGTTCCTGCCATGCATGAAGTCACAGGAGAGTATCTGAAAGAGTATCTCATTGCCTATAAGGATGCGCGCAAGGAAGTTCGTCCTGAACATTTTTTCAGTCGTTTCTATTGCGGTACCGCGCGCCATCTTTTTGAGGTATCGAGTGCCATTGACTCCCTGATTCTCGGAGAGGGTCAGATTTTAGGTCAGGTCAAGGATGCATACAGAATTTCCGCTGAAGTTCAGGCTGCGGGAATTCTCCTCACACGTCTCTGCCATACGGCATTCAGCGTCGCAAAAAAGGTAAAAACCAAAACCAAAATCATGGAGGGGGCGGTTTCCGTCAGCTACGCTGCCGTTGAACTTGCCCAGAAAATTTTCTCAAATCTCTCCATGAAAAAAATCCTGCTCATCGGCGCTGGAGAAACAGGAGAGCTTGCGGCGAAACATATGTTTCAGAAAAATGCCCGCAATATCGTTATAACCAACAGAACTCTTTCAAAAGCCGAAGCTCTTGCTGAAGAGCTCGGAACAAAAAAAGTGCTTCCGTTTGAAAGCTACAAGGATTACCTTCACGAGTTTGACATTATCATCACCGCTGTCAGCACAAAAGAGTACGTTCTCAGTGAAGCTGAAATGCACCAGACAATGATGAAACGGAGGCTCAAGCCTGTCATCATTCTGGATCTCGGACTGCCGAGAAATGTTGACCCGGATATTGCAAAACTGCAGAACATGTTTTTGAAGGATATTGATGCTCTCAAACACATTATCGACAAAAATCTTGAACGCCGAAGCGCCGAACTCCCCAAAGTCAACGCCATAATTGAAGAGGAGCTCATTGCTTTTGGTCAGTGGATCAACACGCTCAAAGTCCGTCCGACCATTGTCGATCTCCAGTCGAAGTTCATTGAAATCAAGGAGAAGGAACTCGAACGGTACCGCTACAAGGTCAGCGAA
This region includes:
- the typA gene encoding translational GTPase TypA, coding for MSRKKDIRNIAIIAHVDHGKTTLVDAIFQNTGAFRDNQQVNVRVLDSNPQERERGITIFSKNAAARYKDHKINIVDTPGHADFGGEVERILKMVDGVLLLVDAFEGPMPQTKFVLRKALELHLKPIVVINKIDRPQSDPVKVHDQVLDLFIALGAEEDQLDFAYLFTSAKLGIAKYSMDDEDHDMSLLLDMIIKEIPAPIGNDDAGFQMLITSLDYSEYIGKIAIGRIHRGTISPGNQVAVVGPDGVVGKGTVTKVFQFDKLQKVEAKEASSGDIIAIAGIADATVGMTLAALDTPELLESFEISKPTLSMLFSVNDSPFAGLEGKEVTSRKIRERLMKEVMTNVALNVEETDSADTFRVSGRGELHLSVLIETMRREGYELAIARPEVIMHNDESGTLLEPIEHVTIDIPDEYTGVIIEKMGRRKAEMTHMGTLRGGMVRLEFEIPTRGLIGYNLEFTTDTKGEGILSHVFYNYQPFKGKLPSRESGALVVSEAGICVAYALSSLEDRGTFFVSPNTRVYEGMIVGESTRGLDITLNVCKTKKLSNMRSSGTDDSLRLTPPKILSLEQALEFINDDELLEVTPQSIRLRKKILDANLRAKATKKANA
- a CDS encoding cytochrome C assembly family protein; translation: MNNILYNNLPLLILIQVVSMLYVVTTFLYGAHFFKDREGAKNYKQPLLALTVLTHVVYLGLLTSLEGYMLSYSTVNLMSMVALTLAITYIFIEFTTKSDKTGFFVLAFAAGAQLLSSVLTAQTPGSGPTFSGLSIGVHLIASIFGFSAIAIAGLYSFLYLLLFRQIQRNKFELLFQRLPNLEVLEKLTMHAVAFGFIFLSITLFAGMIEQKASSGTVTLFEPKLITLVVIWLLYGASIFVKPLIGWDLKHMAYLFIFLFVFVTMLIMLMALFSPTFHRLSL
- the hemA gene encoding glutamyl-tRNA reductase, with amino-acid sequence MNIISVGVNHKTAPIEIRERISLSEVQNKEFITDLISSGLAHEAMVISTCNRTELYVVPAMHEVTGEYLKEYLIAYKDARKEVRPEHFFSRFYCGTARHLFEVSSAIDSLILGEGQILGQVKDAYRISAEVQAAGILLTRLCHTAFSVAKKVKTKTKIMEGAVSVSYAAVELAQKIFSNLSMKKILLIGAGETGELAAKHMFQKNARNIVITNRTLSKAEALAEELGTKKVLPFESYKDYLHEFDIIITAVSTKEYVLSEAEMHQTMMKRRLKPVIILDLGLPRNVDPDIAKLQNMFLKDIDALKHIIDKNLERRSAELPKVNAIIEEELIAFGQWINTLKVRPTIVDLQSKFIEIKEKELERYRYKVSEDELARMEHLTDRILKKILHHPIKMLKAPIDTANNIPSRVNLVRNVFDLEEPNQQH